A region from the Geobacter benzoatilyticus genome encodes:
- a CDS encoding slipin family protein translates to MFDIFNYVPVIFIFILLVMFAASAIRVLPEYERGVLFRLGRLAGSRGPGLFFIIPGIDKLVRVSLRTVAFDVPPQDVITHDNVTVKVSAVIYFRVMEPQKAIVEVENYLYATSQLAQTTLRSVLGQVELDELLANREKINKELQEILDRHTGPWGVKVTAVEVKNIDLPQEMLRAIAKQAEAERERRAKVIHADGEYQASEKLAQAAKVLAAEPTSLQLRYLQTLTEVAAEKNSTTIFPVPIDLIKMFLDKMGDKKE, encoded by the coding sequence ATGTTTGATATCTTTAACTACGTGCCGGTTATCTTCATTTTCATCCTGCTGGTGATGTTTGCGGCGAGCGCCATCCGGGTACTTCCCGAGTACGAGCGGGGTGTCCTCTTTCGTCTCGGGCGGCTGGCGGGCTCGCGGGGGCCGGGGCTATTCTTTATCATTCCGGGGATTGACAAGCTGGTTCGGGTATCGCTGCGCACCGTTGCCTTCGATGTTCCCCCCCAGGATGTCATCACCCACGACAACGTGACGGTGAAGGTCTCGGCAGTCATCTACTTCCGGGTCATGGAGCCCCAGAAGGCCATCGTGGAGGTGGAGAACTATCTCTATGCCACGAGCCAGTTGGCCCAGACCACCCTGCGGAGCGTTCTGGGGCAGGTGGAGCTGGACGAGCTCCTGGCAAACAGGGAAAAGATCAACAAGGAACTCCAGGAGATTCTCGACCGCCACACGGGGCCGTGGGGGGTAAAAGTGACCGCCGTTGAGGTGAAGAACATCGACCTCCCCCAGGAGATGCTCCGGGCCATAGCCAAGCAGGCCGAGGCGGAGCGGGAGCGGCGCGCCAAGGTTATCCACGCCGACGGCGAGTACCAGGCTTCGGAGAAGCTGGCCCAGGCGGCGAAGGTTCTGGCTGCCGAGCCCACGTCGCTGCAGTTGCGCTACCTCCAGACCCTGACCGAGGTGGCTGCGGAGAAGAACTCCACAACCATCTTCCCGGTTCCCATTGATCTCATCAAGATGTTCCTGGATAAGATGGGGGATAAGAAGGAGTAA
- a CDS encoding peptidylprolyl isomerase, whose amino-acid sequence MNVFKTVRGQIIALSALALFAGVAGAAESPTAKTAAKDAAPSSPLTVAARVNGVDITNAEVDRAKKIILSRNQMAHASMNDEMSKKVDEAALNQIIAKELLYQAGKKLEMKDLDKQVQDRVAENKARFASQDAYDKALKEMDMSEKEVETFTREDLVIGNLIETTIAPKAKVTDEEAKKFYDENKDKFHREEAVRASHILVGADQNATAADKKKAKEKAESLLKQLKGGTDFAELAKKESSCPSSAQGGDLGFFGKGQMVPEFEKAAFGLKPGEVSDVVETQFGYHIIKLSEKKDAETVPFEEAKERIVQFLTQQKVQQGVSDYVEELRKKGKVEVLAK is encoded by the coding sequence ATGAACGTATTCAAGACAGTCCGCGGACAGATTATTGCCCTTTCAGCGCTCGCTCTTTTCGCCGGCGTCGCGGGGGCGGCCGAGTCCCCCACGGCCAAGACCGCCGCAAAAGACGCTGCACCGTCATCCCCCTTGACTGTGGCAGCCCGGGTGAACGGCGTCGACATCACCAACGCGGAGGTGGATCGGGCCAAGAAGATCATTCTATCCCGGAACCAGATGGCACATGCATCCATGAACGATGAAATGTCGAAGAAAGTGGATGAGGCGGCCCTTAATCAGATTATCGCCAAGGAACTCCTTTATCAGGCGGGCAAAAAGCTGGAAATGAAGGATCTGGACAAGCAGGTTCAGGACAGGGTAGCGGAGAACAAGGCGCGTTTTGCCTCCCAGGACGCCTATGACAAGGCACTGAAAGAGATGGATATGTCCGAGAAGGAAGTCGAAACCTTCACCCGGGAGGATCTGGTCATCGGCAACCTGATTGAAACGACTATCGCTCCGAAGGCCAAGGTTACCGACGAAGAAGCAAAGAAGTTTTACGATGAAAACAAAGACAAGTTCCACAGGGAGGAGGCGGTTCGCGCCAGCCATATCCTGGTGGGAGCAGACCAGAATGCTACTGCTGCCGACAAGAAAAAAGCGAAGGAGAAGGCCGAGTCGCTGCTCAAGCAACTGAAGGGTGGAACCGATTTCGCCGAACTGGCCAAGAAAGAGTCCTCCTGCCCCAGTTCCGCCCAGGGTGGCGATCTGGGCTTCTTCGGCAAGGGGCAAATGGTTCCCGAATTCGAAAAGGCCGCCTTCGGGCTGAAGCCGGGCGAGGTGAGCGACGTGGTCGAGACCCAGTTCGGTTACCACATCATCAAGCTGTCCGAGAAGAAGGACGCTGAAACCGTCCCCTTCGAGGAAGCCAAGGAACGGATCGTCCAGTTCCTCACCCAGCAGAAGGTACAGCAGGGTGTCAGCGATTACGTTGAAGAACTGCGGAAGAAGGGAAAAGTCGAGGTCCTGGCTAAATAG
- a CDS encoding sigma-54-dependent transcriptional regulator yields the protein MKERTRILLIDDEESGREALTAILRYAGHHVTGAASGAEAAQQLARDKFDIIITDLLLPDTNGIDILKNIKSDSPLTEVILITGHASAETAVRAMKEGAYDYITKPLNIEELKIIIAKAVEKHKLLSENVYLKKQLRDKFEFANIIGASPAMQQVFALMKRIVKTDSTVLITGESGTGKEIVAKAIHFNGSRRDRPFIAVHCGAIPENLLESELFGYVKGAFTGAVRDKIGKFEAANGGTIFLDEIGTMPIQLQTKLLRVLQEQEVERVGSTRPIKIDVRIISATNMDLAEQVKNGAFREDLYYRLNVIPLVLPPLRERVEDILPLAKHFLAKYCKEMQRRRMTLTTEAVEALEGYNWGGNVRELENVMERVVALTEADTITLHDLPPNIREESLTRVTERGVDLMKVIADIERSMITDALVLSEGVKARAAALLNLNRTTLVEKMRRLGMPL from the coding sequence ATGAAAGAACGGACCCGCATTCTCCTCATCGATGACGAAGAATCGGGGCGCGAAGCCCTCACCGCCATCCTCAGATACGCCGGCCACCATGTCACGGGAGCTGCATCAGGGGCTGAGGCCGCCCAGCAACTGGCACGGGACAAGTTCGACATAATCATCACCGACCTTCTCCTTCCCGACACAAACGGCATCGACATCCTCAAAAACATCAAGAGCGACTCCCCCCTCACCGAGGTAATCCTCATAACCGGCCACGCCTCCGCCGAAACCGCCGTACGGGCCATGAAGGAGGGGGCCTACGACTACATTACCAAGCCCCTCAACATCGAAGAGCTCAAAATCATCATCGCCAAGGCCGTCGAGAAGCACAAACTCCTCTCCGAAAACGTCTACCTCAAAAAACAGCTCCGGGACAAATTCGAATTCGCCAACATTATCGGCGCATCACCGGCAATGCAGCAGGTCTTCGCCCTCATGAAGCGCATTGTCAAAACCGATTCGACAGTCCTCATTACAGGCGAGTCTGGCACCGGCAAGGAAATCGTGGCAAAGGCAATCCACTTCAACGGATCCCGGCGGGACCGGCCGTTCATAGCCGTCCATTGCGGGGCAATTCCCGAGAATCTGCTGGAATCGGAACTGTTCGGCTATGTAAAAGGGGCGTTCACCGGCGCGGTAAGGGACAAGATCGGCAAATTCGAAGCGGCTAACGGCGGGACCATCTTCCTTGACGAGATCGGCACGATGCCGATACAGCTCCAGACTAAACTCCTTCGGGTCCTGCAGGAGCAGGAAGTGGAGCGGGTCGGTTCCACCCGCCCCATAAAAATCGACGTGCGGATCATCTCGGCCACGAACATGGACCTGGCCGAGCAGGTGAAAAACGGGGCTTTCCGCGAAGACCTCTACTACCGCCTCAACGTCATCCCCCTCGTCCTCCCCCCCCTGCGCGAACGGGTGGAGGACATTCTCCCCCTTGCAAAGCACTTTCTCGCGAAGTACTGCAAGGAGATGCAGCGCCGCCGCATGACTCTCACCACTGAAGCGGTGGAGGCCCTGGAGGGTTACAACTGGGGGGGGAACGTGCGGGAACTGGAAAACGTCATGGAGCGGGTCGTAGCTCTCACCGAGGCGGACACCATCACCCTCCACGACCTCCCCCCGAACATCCGCGAGGAGTCCCTTACACGGGTGACCGAACGGGGCGTTGACCTCATGAAAGTCATTGCCGACATAGAGCGGAGCATGATTACCGACGCCCTGGTACTGTCCGAAGGGGTCAAGGCCCGGGCCGCCGCGCTCCTGAACCTGAACCGGACCACCCTGGTGGAAAAGATGCGCCGGCTCGGCATGCCGCTGTAA
- a CDS encoding pyruvate carboxylase, protein MEKRRFRKVMAANRGEIAIRIFRACTELGISTVAIYSEEDKLSLHRYKADEAYLVGKGKSPIDAYLGIDEIIALAKQYDVDAIHPGYGFLSENAEFAEKCEAEGIAFIGPTAEMQRALGDKVSARKVAMAAGVQTVPGTEEPIEHEEEALIFAKNYGYPIIIKAAAGGGGRGMRVARTKKELLEGLVAARSEAKAAFGNPAVFLERYLENPKHIEVQVLGDMHGNLVHFFERDCSIQRRHQKVVEFAPSICLTQKTREEICTAALKIAGQVNYRNAGTVEFLLDQEGNFYFIEMNPRIQVEHTVTEMITGRNLVQAQILVAEGKKLSDSPINIPNQASIAMRGYAIQCRITTEDPNNNFAPDFGTITTYRSSAGFGVRLDAGNAFTGSVITPHYDSLLVKVTSWGLTFEEAAHIMNRSLQEFRVRGVKTNIGFLENVITHPVFLGGKCDTSFIEKHPELLEIVEKKDRATKVLSFLGDVIVNGSPGIARPLRSAELLDAHVPEVDVTKPRPAGSRDLLMNLGAEGLSKWILEQKQLLLTDTTMRDAHQSNLATRVRTYDLLKIAEPTSRLGAGLFSLECWGGATFDVSMRFLKEDPWQRLHKLSEAIPNILFQMLLRGSNAVGYTNYPDNVVQRFVEEAASSGIDIFRVFDSLNWTKGMAVAMEAVRKSGKICEAAICYTGDITDPTRDKYPLEYYVNMAKELEQMGAHILAIKDMAGLLKPFAAFKLVKALKENIGIPVHLHTHDTSSNGSATLLMACQAGVDIVDAALSSLSGLTAQPNLNALVAALKGTEWDTRLDEEGLQKLANYWETVRDYYAPFESGLKNGTAEVYHHEIPGGQYSNYKPQVAGLGLLDRWEECKEMYHKVNLLFGDIVKVTPSSKVVGDMAMFLVKNNLDVQDVFTQGSELAFPESVVGMFKGMLGQPYQGWPQELQNIILKGEEPITCRPGELLEPVDFEEERAKVEEKVGHSVDDKALMSYILYPHVYPEFDKHRHEHSDTSVIPTPIFFYGLEPGQETSIEIQPGKTLIIKLNAIGKVHPDGTRHIFFELNGNARSVVVRDQSVQTDEAVREKADKGNAKHVGAPMPGKVLKLNIKAGDEVKAGDVLMVTEAMKMETNIKAKEDGTVAEVKFKEGDKVEKEDLVIVMA, encoded by the coding sequence ATGGAGAAAAGAAGATTCAGGAAGGTAATGGCCGCCAACCGCGGCGAGATCGCGATTCGTATTTTCCGTGCCTGCACGGAGCTCGGCATCAGTACCGTCGCCATCTATTCGGAGGAGGACAAGCTGTCGCTCCACCGTTACAAGGCCGATGAGGCCTACCTTGTGGGCAAGGGGAAGAGCCCCATCGACGCCTATCTCGGCATCGACGAGATTATTGCCCTTGCCAAGCAGTATGACGTGGACGCAATCCATCCCGGTTACGGTTTCCTCTCGGAGAACGCCGAGTTTGCCGAAAAGTGCGAGGCCGAGGGCATCGCTTTTATCGGCCCCACGGCTGAGATGCAGCGGGCTCTGGGCGACAAGGTGTCGGCCCGGAAAGTTGCCATGGCTGCCGGTGTTCAGACCGTTCCAGGCACCGAAGAGCCCATCGAGCATGAGGAAGAAGCGCTCATCTTTGCCAAAAACTACGGTTATCCCATAATCATCAAGGCGGCTGCCGGCGGCGGCGGGCGCGGGATGCGGGTAGCCCGCACGAAGAAGGAGCTCCTCGAAGGGCTCGTGGCGGCCCGCAGCGAGGCGAAGGCGGCCTTCGGCAACCCGGCGGTGTTCCTTGAGCGCTATCTGGAGAATCCGAAGCATATCGAGGTTCAGGTTCTCGGCGACATGCACGGCAATCTGGTCCACTTCTTCGAAAGGGATTGCTCCATCCAGAGGCGCCATCAGAAGGTGGTGGAGTTTGCCCCCTCCATCTGCCTGACCCAGAAGACCCGCGAGGAAATATGCACCGCGGCCCTCAAGATCGCCGGTCAGGTTAACTACCGCAATGCCGGCACCGTGGAATTCCTCCTGGACCAGGAGGGGAATTTTTACTTCATCGAGATGAACCCCCGCATCCAGGTGGAGCACACGGTGACCGAGATGATCACCGGCCGCAACCTGGTGCAGGCCCAGATTCTCGTGGCAGAGGGGAAGAAGCTTTCCGACTCTCCCATCAACATTCCGAACCAGGCGTCCATTGCCATGCGCGGGTATGCCATCCAGTGCCGGATTACCACCGAAGATCCCAACAACAACTTCGCGCCGGACTTCGGCACCATCACCACCTACCGCTCATCGGCCGGTTTCGGGGTGCGCCTTGACGCGGGGAACGCCTTCACCGGTTCGGTAATCACCCCCCACTACGATTCGCTTCTCGTCAAGGTCACCTCCTGGGGTCTCACCTTCGAGGAGGCGGCCCACATCATGAACCGTTCCCTCCAGGAGTTCCGGGTCAGGGGGGTCAAGACCAACATCGGCTTCCTGGAGAACGTCATCACCCACCCGGTCTTCCTGGGTGGGAAATGCGACACTTCCTTCATTGAAAAACATCCCGAGCTCCTTGAGATTGTAGAGAAAAAGGACCGGGCCACGAAAGTCCTCAGCTTCCTGGGCGATGTCATCGTTAACGGCTCTCCGGGCATTGCCAGGCCCCTGCGGTCTGCGGAGCTCCTGGATGCCCATGTTCCGGAGGTCGACGTAACTAAGCCGCGTCCGGCCGGAAGCCGTGACCTTCTCATGAACCTCGGCGCCGAGGGGCTCTCCAAGTGGATTCTTGAGCAGAAACAGCTGCTTCTTACCGATACCACCATGCGCGACGCCCACCAGTCGAACCTGGCCACCCGGGTCCGCACCTATGATCTGCTGAAGATCGCCGAGCCGACTTCCCGTCTCGGGGCCGGGCTCTTCTCGCTGGAATGCTGGGGGGGCGCCACCTTCGACGTCTCCATGCGCTTTTTGAAGGAAGATCCGTGGCAGCGTCTCCACAAGCTCTCCGAGGCGATTCCCAACATCCTCTTCCAGATGCTCCTTCGCGGCTCCAACGCCGTGGGCTACACCAACTATCCGGACAACGTGGTGCAGCGCTTCGTGGAGGAGGCGGCCTCCTCCGGCATCGACATCTTCCGGGTTTTCGACTCCCTCAACTGGACCAAGGGGATGGCCGTGGCCATGGAGGCGGTGCGCAAGAGCGGCAAGATCTGCGAGGCTGCCATCTGCTACACCGGCGATATCACCGATCCGACGCGGGACAAGTATCCCCTGGAATACTACGTGAACATGGCCAAGGAACTGGAGCAGATGGGGGCCCACATCCTGGCCATCAAGGACATGGCGGGGCTGCTGAAACCCTTCGCCGCCTTCAAGCTCGTCAAGGCCCTCAAGGAGAATATCGGCATTCCGGTCCATCTCCATACCCACGACACTTCATCCAACGGCAGCGCCACGCTGCTGATGGCCTGCCAGGCGGGGGTAGACATCGTCGATGCGGCCCTGTCGTCGCTCTCCGGACTCACGGCCCAGCCGAACCTGAACGCCCTGGTGGCGGCCCTGAAGGGAACCGAATGGGACACCCGCCTGGACGAGGAAGGGCTCCAGAAGTTGGCCAACTACTGGGAGACGGTGCGCGATTACTACGCCCCCTTCGAGTCGGGGCTCAAGAACGGCACCGCCGAGGTCTACCACCACGAGATCCCCGGCGGCCAGTACTCCAACTACAAGCCCCAGGTGGCCGGCCTCGGCCTTCTGGACCGCTGGGAGGAGTGCAAGGAGATGTACCACAAGGTGAACCTCCTTTTCGGCGACATCGTCAAGGTTACGCCGTCGTCCAAGGTGGTGGGTGACATGGCCATGTTCCTGGTGAAGAACAACCTGGACGTGCAGGATGTCTTCACCCAGGGGAGCGAGCTGGCCTTCCCCGAGTCCGTCGTCGGCATGTTCAAGGGGATGCTGGGACAGCCCTACCAGGGTTGGCCCCAGGAGTTGCAGAATATCATCCTCAAAGGGGAAGAGCCCATAACCTGCCGTCCCGGCGAGTTGCTGGAACCGGTGGATTTCGAGGAAGAGCGGGCCAAGGTGGAGGAGAAGGTCGGACACTCCGTGGATGACAAAGCGCTCATGAGCTACATCCTTTATCCCCACGTCTACCCGGAGTTCGACAAGCACCGTCACGAGCACTCCGACACCTCGGTCATCCCGACACCGATTTTCTTCTACGGTCTGGAACCGGGGCAGGAAACTTCAATCGAGATACAACCGGGCAAGACCCTTATCATCAAGCTGAATGCCATCGGCAAGGTCCATCCCGACGGCACCCGGCACATCTTCTTCGAGCTTAACGGCAACGCCCGGAGCGTGGTGGTCCGCGACCAGTCGGTGCAGACCGACGAGGCGGTGCGCGAGAAGGCCGACAAAGGGAACGCCAAGCACGTGGGCGCCCCCATGCCGGGCAAGGTTCTCAAGCTCAACATCAAGGCCGGGGACGAGGTGAAAGCCGGCGATGTCCTCATGGTCACCGAGGCCATGAAGATGGAAACCAACATCAAGGCCAAGGAGGACGGCACCGTTGCTGAGGTGAAGTTCAAGGAAGGCGATAAGGTGGAGAAGGAAGACCTGGTTATCGTTATGGCCTGA
- a CDS encoding NfeD family protein, which produces MSWPLTVLIVIAVSAFCVFAAIKSVQAHRPKPATGGEGLLGEKGKAVSAIAPEGKVFIHGEYWEAWSDEPLAEGDKVTVIAVEDDMRVKVRKA; this is translated from the coding sequence GTGTCCTGGCCGCTTACGGTGCTGATAGTAATCGCGGTGTCCGCCTTCTGTGTCTTCGCGGCCATCAAGTCGGTGCAGGCACATCGTCCCAAGCCCGCCACCGGTGGTGAGGGGCTCCTGGGGGAGAAGGGGAAGGCCGTCTCCGCCATAGCCCCCGAGGGGAAAGTCTTTATCCATGGCGAGTACTGGGAAGCCTGGAGCGATGAGCCCCTGGCCGAGGGGGACAAGGTGACGGTGATTGCGGTGGAGGATGATATGCGGGTGAAAGTCAGAAAAGCGTAG